From a single Streptomyces sp. 1331.2 genomic region:
- a CDS encoding SAM-dependent methyltransferase gives MGLYDGVDLRLNVPHSARMYDYYLGGFTNFAADREAAGHALSVAPWLRAAARVNRSFMHRSTRALAEAGFDQFLDIGTGIPTSPNLHEIAQSIRPHARVVYADNDPIVLSHAQALLTGTTEGRTAYVEADATDPASVLDAPGLRDTIDLGRPVALSLNALLHFVPDAHGAYELVDHLKSVLAPGSALVMSHVTPDFAPGDIADLVRIYEAAGTAAQARTLPEFTRFFDGWTLLAPGVVPTPHWRPSTDEPPVEAAEAAAYAAVAIRP, from the coding sequence ATGGGCCTCTACGACGGGGTGGACCTGCGGCTGAACGTGCCGCACTCGGCCCGGATGTACGACTACTACCTCGGCGGCTTCACCAACTTCGCCGCCGACCGCGAGGCCGCCGGACACGCCCTCTCCGTCGCCCCCTGGCTGCGCGCCGCCGCCCGCGTCAACCGCTCCTTCATGCACCGCTCCACCCGCGCCCTCGCCGAGGCCGGCTTCGACCAGTTCCTCGACATCGGCACCGGCATCCCCACCTCGCCCAACCTCCACGAGATCGCCCAGAGCATCCGGCCGCACGCCCGCGTCGTCTACGCCGACAACGACCCGATCGTGCTCTCGCACGCCCAGGCCCTGCTCACCGGCACCACCGAGGGCCGCACCGCTTACGTCGAGGCCGACGCCACCGACCCCGCGAGCGTCCTCGACGCCCCCGGACTGCGCGACACCATCGACCTCGGCCGCCCCGTCGCGCTCTCGCTCAACGCGCTGCTCCACTTCGTCCCCGACGCCCACGGTGCGTACGAGCTCGTCGACCACCTCAAGTCCGTCCTCGCCCCGGGCAGCGCGCTGGTGATGAGCCACGTCACCCCCGACTTCGCGCCCGGGGACATCGCCGACCTGGTCCGCATCTACGAGGCCGCCGGCACCGCCGCCCAGGCCCGCACCCTGCCCGAGTTCACCCGCTTCTTCGACGGCTGGACGCTTCTCGCCCCCGGCGTCGTCCCGACCCCGCACTGGCGCCCCTCGACGGACGAGCCCCCCGTCGAGGCCGCAGAGGCCGCGGCGTACGCGGCGGTGGCCATCCGGCCCTGA
- the bla gene encoding class A beta-lactamase, whose product MHTRPSATRHSRRAVLGLGLGAAVAVTAATGGSAHAATGPDTHRRLSALEQQHGARLGVFARNLSTGRTVRYRAGELFPICSVFKTVAVAAVLRDLDRDGEFLAKRIHYTEADIKRSGGAPVTGEARNLANGMTVAELCKAAIDHSDNTAGNLLLRELGGPTAVTDFCRSIGDHVTRLDRWEPELNTAEPDRTTDTTSPQAIARTYRRLTLGHALPPAKRDQLTTWLRGNTTSIHRFREGLPQDWALADKTGSGQYGTANDVGIAWTPSGAPVVLAVLTTKPDEAAPKDEPLVAETAALLASVLG is encoded by the coding sequence ATGCACACTCGACCTTCGGCAACCCGTCACAGCCGCCGCGCCGTCCTGGGCCTCGGCCTCGGAGCGGCCGTCGCCGTCACGGCCGCGACCGGCGGATCGGCACACGCGGCGACCGGCCCCGACACCCACCGCCGACTCTCCGCCCTGGAACAGCAACACGGCGCGCGCCTCGGCGTCTTCGCCAGGAACCTGTCCACCGGGCGCACGGTCCGCTACCGCGCGGGCGAACTCTTCCCGATCTGCTCGGTCTTCAAGACCGTCGCCGTCGCCGCCGTCCTGCGCGACCTCGACCGCGACGGCGAGTTCCTCGCCAAGCGGATCCACTACACCGAGGCCGACATCAAGCGGTCCGGCGGCGCCCCCGTCACCGGCGAGGCCAGGAACCTGGCGAACGGGATGACCGTCGCCGAACTCTGCAAGGCGGCCATCGACCACAGCGACAACACCGCGGGCAACCTGCTGCTCCGCGAACTGGGCGGACCGACGGCCGTCACCGATTTCTGCCGCTCGATCGGCGACCACGTCACCCGTCTGGACCGCTGGGAGCCCGAACTCAACACGGCCGAACCGGACCGGACCACCGACACCACCAGCCCGCAGGCCATCGCCCGCACGTACCGCCGCCTCACGCTCGGCCACGCCCTCCCGCCCGCCAAGCGCGACCAGCTCACCACCTGGCTGCGGGGCAACACCACCAGCATCCACCGCTTCCGCGAAGGCCTCCCGCAGGACTGGGCCCTCGCGGACAAGACCGGCTCCGGTCAGTACGGCACGGCCAACGACGTCGGCATCGCCTGGACCCCGTCCGGCGCGCCCGTCGTCCTCGCCGTCCTGACCACCAAGCCCGACGAGGCCGCACCGAAGGACGAGCCCCTCGTCGCCGAGACCGCGGCGCTGCTCGCCTCCGTACTCGGCTAG
- a CDS encoding RNA polymerase sigma factor translates to MTIDRGAPARGYRGGAAVECAGGAGPERVAGADPALRLDLTYAAFCETHEPAWHALALTRIGNQADAVLVVETVKADLARCWPQVLRFEEPAAYAWRLANRHVSDWVAAEEPVAVEAVTFAAVIGAFKQVANGLLHSEADEVRLYAAILELPDRQRDVVILRYLLGLHVKVIAAYLGRPVATVHSNLRHARERLARRLGVGELPDRGGEL, encoded by the coding sequence ATGACGATCGACAGGGGTGCCCCCGCGCGCGGGTACCGGGGCGGGGCGGCGGTGGAGTGTGCCGGCGGGGCCGGGCCCGAGCGCGTGGCCGGGGCCGACCCCGCGCTCCGCCTGGACCTCACCTACGCCGCGTTCTGCGAGACGCACGAACCGGCGTGGCACGCCCTCGCGTTGACCCGGATAGGCAACCAGGCCGACGCCGTCCTGGTGGTCGAGACGGTCAAGGCGGACCTGGCCCGCTGCTGGCCGCAGGTGCTTCGATTCGAGGAACCGGCCGCCTACGCCTGGCGGTTGGCCAACCGCCACGTGTCGGACTGGGTCGCCGCCGAGGAGCCGGTGGCGGTGGAGGCCGTCACCTTCGCGGCGGTGATCGGCGCGTTCAAACAGGTCGCGAACGGACTGCTGCACAGCGAGGCGGACGAGGTGCGGCTGTACGCCGCGATCCTCGAACTGCCGGACCGGCAACGGGACGTGGTGATCCTGCGGTACCTGCTGGGCCTGCACGTCAAGGTGATCGCGGCCTACCTGGGACGGCCGGTGGCCACGGTGCACTCCAACCTGCGGCACGCCCGCGAGCGGCTGGCCCGCCGGCTCGGGGTGGGCGAACTCCCGGACCGCGGCGGCGAACTGTGA